Proteins encoded within one genomic window of Gallus gallus isolate bGalGal1 chromosome 1, bGalGal1.mat.broiler.GRCg7b, whole genome shotgun sequence:
- the LOC121107139 gene encoding uncharacterized protein LOC121107139 — METVIKVIVHACKTYHGKHAPSQKEIAAVLSLLEREGLLTSPHDICDHNNWDSITAALSQGAMVTQITVELKTWGLILGALKAARVEGKVLAEARYLLGLSGGGETWDPVGSDGDSGAVSCRGREETEPPMTVGEMAPAEPTALSSKEDKQQESERPLSRPPPPYPNPSGGTLYPLSELRQCYLTQGGGGSCDLHGQDQLSAHMGRDQTKGPSNADRGQSLPSLVSPRSDSVEEKEGTGFECRGKDQMTDWNGIRSEALGKGIVPEAFRVIVSDRGPEWVPPDPGGVTRLVEFMDKRGLKSPLTLNALQTLAALGPLFPRDITNLMRTVLRLVQYTLWETDWMAELGGRAGAAVVSPRRSLHGTGIQRLSGKAVGVASPQGQLARLRPGELIAATDAVVEAFNKLVHKAEPPTPCTDITQGANESFQSFADRLLAAAEGSDLLEPAQGPVIIDCLQQKSHDNVKALLRAGPSTLNTSGEVIQYVLDKLKVAHLTNEGLATAIVVAVGLRQQRLLQQQGLCFRYGQYGHVRAQCPCGGGQSGPPDHRKGLLKGISRRVCGS; from the coding sequence ATGGAAACCGTCATAAAGGTGATCGTTCACGCGTGTAAGACCTATCACGGGAAGcatgctccttctcagaaggagatagCTGCGGTCCTCTCGTTGCTTGAGAGGGAGGGGCTATTAACATCGCCCCACGATATTTGTGACCACAATAATTGGGATTCGATTACCGCTGCCTTATCCCAAGGAGCAATGGTCACTCAGATAACAGTggagttaaaaacttggggtCTGATACTGGGGGCGTTGAAAGCGGCCAGAGttgagggaaaggtattggcAGAGGCTCGATACCTTTTGGGTCTCAGCGGAGGAGGCGAGACATGGGACCCGGTCGGGTCCGATGGGGACTCgggagcagtttcttgcaggggccgAGAGGAGACGGAGCCGCCAATGACCGTTGGCGAGATGGCGCCGGCTGAGCCGACCgcgctcagttcaaaagaagacaaacaacaagagagCGAAAGGCCGTTGTCTCGTCCCCCTCCCCCGTATCCGAACCCCTCAGGCGGAACgttgtatcctttatcagaattacgtcagtgttacctgactcaagggggcggaggaagctgtgatctacatGGGCAGGATCAACTTAGTGCCCACATGGGGAGGGACCAGACGAAAGGTCCGTCCAATGCGGACAGGGGGCAGAGCCTACCGTCTCTGGTCTCTCCCAGGAGTGAtagtgtagaggagaaagaagggactggctttgagtgcagggggaaggatcaaatgacggactggaatgggattagatcggaggctctggggaagggtatagttccagaggcattccgggtgattgtgagtgatcgtggtcccgaatgggtgccgcctgaccccgggggtgttacgcgcctggtggaatttatggataaaagaggcctgaaatcgcctctgacattaaatgcactacaaactttggctgcactggggcctctcTTCCCCCGTGACATCACAAACTTAATGCGTACGGTGCTCAGGCTGGTTCAATATACGTTATGGGAGACGGACTGGATGGCCGAGTTGGGGGGCCGTGCCGGGGCGGCAGTGGTCAGCCCGCGCCGCTCCCTGCATGGGACTGGCATACAGCGGCTTTCAGGGAAGGCCGTGGGAGTGGCTTCGCCCCAGGGCCAGCTAGCGAGACTGAGGCCAGGGGagctaatagcagccacagatgcagtggtggaagcgtttaataaacttgtgcatAAGGCCGAACCACCTACTCcgtgcacagatattacccagggcgcgaatgaatcctttcaaagctttgcagacaggcttttagctgctgcagaggggtctgatctCCTGGAACCAGCCCAAGGGCCAGTGATCATTGACTGCCTGCAACAGAAATCGCATGACAATGTTAAGGCATTGCTGCGAGCCGGCCCAAGTACGCTTAATACCTCGGGAGAagttattcagtatgtcttagataagctcaaggtggctcatttaactaatgaaggGCTAGCCACAGCTATTGTCGTAGCTGTTGGCTTGCGGCAGCAAAgattgctgcagcagcaagggctgtgtttccgatACGGCCAGTATGGCCATGTTAGAGCACAGTGCCCCTGTGGGGGAGGCCAGTCAGGGCCTCCTGATCACAGGAAGGGCTTACTAAAGGGTATCAGTCGTCGGGTATGTGGCagttaa